A genomic region of Porticoccaceae bacterium LTM1 contains the following coding sequences:
- a CDS encoding M48 family metalloprotease gives MSDKKEKEIGKEMYEGILAEMPIYDEPKLVEYVTKVGNRIAKISNRPDYDFTFTIIDSPDINAFATPGGYIYVNRGLITYMTSEAQLAAVIAHEIAHVTEDHPARIERASTTNQVLSQIIGFITQSGDVAEASALWGQSMVSGYGRDMELEADQVGAQYLFKAGYPPDAMIEVISILKDTERVEKRKALDTGKKAQNYHGLFATHPRNDKRLQQVIAEAGDLPQSLDAEKNIVPFRVATDGVTWGDSVRPPKPKENRFYQEKLRFRFDYPAGWKFTQQGNTIIGRPEEKPYQMTIEIHQRTKDSPYDFLKNQLGYSLIKKSEAFTQARLNGHRGFVESADGKPDQRIAVIYYSRYAYVFRGELLEGDNLKAADEEFNYIINSFRPLSVRQQQARDAKTIEYVKAKKGLTFEKLAKYLKLGKYGEDELRLINGYYPVGEPDPGEWIKIIR, from the coding sequence ATGTCTGACAAAAAAGAAAAAGAGATCGGCAAGGAGATGTATGAAGGCATACTCGCAGAAATGCCGATATACGATGAGCCGAAGCTGGTTGAATACGTCACCAAAGTCGGCAATCGAATTGCTAAAATTTCCAACCGCCCGGACTACGACTTCACCTTCACCATTATCGACAGTCCTGATATTAACGCCTTTGCCACGCCCGGCGGATACATTTACGTTAATCGCGGCCTGATCACTTACATGACTTCAGAGGCACAACTCGCCGCAGTAATTGCCCACGAAATTGCCCACGTCACCGAAGACCACCCCGCTCGTATTGAGCGCGCATCCACAACCAACCAGGTGCTTTCACAGATCATCGGGTTTATCACCCAAAGTGGTGATGTAGCAGAAGCCAGTGCCCTGTGGGGGCAATCCATGGTCAGCGGCTACGGGCGCGATATGGAGCTTGAAGCCGACCAGGTGGGTGCCCAGTACCTCTTCAAGGCAGGCTATCCACCAGATGCCATGATCGAAGTGATCTCCATTCTAAAAGACACTGAGCGAGTGGAAAAACGCAAGGCTTTGGACACCGGTAAAAAAGCCCAAAATTATCACGGCCTGTTTGCCACGCACCCACGGAACGACAAACGTTTGCAGCAAGTAATTGCCGAGGCCGGCGACTTGCCCCAAAGTCTTGATGCCGAAAAAAATATAGTGCCATTTAGAGTGGCGACTGACGGAGTAACCTGGGGCGACAGCGTGCGACCTCCCAAGCCGAAAGAAAATCGCTTTTATCAAGAGAAGCTGCGTTTTCGATTTGACTACCCGGCTGGCTGGAAATTCACCCAACAGGGCAACACCATAATCGGGCGCCCTGAAGAAAAGCCCTACCAGATGACCATCGAAATTCATCAGCGCACCAAAGACAGTCCCTACGACTTCCTGAAAAATCAGCTCGGATACTCACTGATCAAAAAATCAGAAGCCTTCACCCAGGCGCGATTGAATGGCCATCGCGGTTTTGTCGAGTCAGCTGATGGCAAACCCGACCAGCGCATTGCTGTAATCTACTATAGTCGCTATGCATACGTGTTTAGAGGCGAACTGCTGGAAGGCGATAATCTCAAGGCCGCCGATGAAGAGTTCAATTACATTATCAACAGCTTCCGACCTCTCTCTGTAAGACAACAACAGGCCAGGGACGCTAAAACCATTGAGTACGTGAAAGCAAAAAAAGGACTGACCTTTGAAAAATTGGCCAAATACCTGAAACTCGGCAAATACGGCGAAGACGAACTACGACTGATCAATGGCTACTATCCCGTCGGCGAGCCAGATCCGGGCGAATGGATTAAAATTATTCGCTGA
- a CDS encoding VWA domain-containing protein, which translates to MRRRRGSVTEINISFLDVISCGFGAIVLLLLIAKTVESTSFEDAEDLDGVVKDLQQQLFEIRGETNVLNRQLLSKEEQLSQLRVKIARLQEQLASVERQQKAIAQVDTTEKDKLTLALQILTEEMERLLGSSYRRTDATVGGIPVDSEYIIFIIDTSGSMTTYAWNRVRQEMVNILNIYPKVKGIQVMNDMGDYMFSSYRGQWIQDTPARRNSIIQRLATWNPFSNSSPVEGINRAIRNYYDPDKKISLYVFGDDFTGQSVRKILDTVDYINKERLAGQRMVRIHCVGFPVHFEELPPNRQQSAYRFANLMREMSYRNGGTFVGLTSTK; encoded by the coding sequence ATGAGAAGACGGCGCGGATCAGTTACCGAAATCAACATCTCGTTTCTCGATGTCATCAGCTGCGGCTTTGGCGCCATTGTGCTGTTGTTACTGATTGCCAAGACCGTCGAATCCACCTCTTTTGAAGACGCCGAGGATCTGGATGGGGTTGTGAAAGATCTTCAGCAACAGCTGTTTGAGATTCGCGGCGAAACCAATGTACTCAACCGGCAGCTCCTCTCCAAAGAAGAGCAACTATCCCAGCTGCGTGTGAAAATAGCTCGACTACAGGAACAGTTGGCCAGCGTAGAACGTCAGCAAAAAGCCATCGCCCAGGTAGATACCACCGAAAAAGACAAATTGACCCTGGCACTGCAGATTCTGACTGAAGAGATGGAGCGACTCCTCGGCAGCAGTTATCGGCGAACAGACGCCACTGTGGGCGGCATTCCAGTGGACAGTGAATACATTATTTTCATTATCGATACCTCTGGCAGTATGACCACCTACGCCTGGAATCGGGTTCGTCAGGAGATGGTCAACATTCTCAACATCTACCCGAAGGTAAAAGGTATTCAGGTGATGAATGACATGGGGGATTACATGTTCTCCAGTTACCGCGGTCAGTGGATTCAGGATACACCAGCGCGGCGCAACAGCATCATCCAACGCTTAGCAACCTGGAATCCGTTCAGTAACTCCAGCCCTGTTGAAGGGATTAACCGGGCGATTCGCAACTATTACGATCCCGACAAAAAAATCAGCCTCTATGTGTTTGGCGACGACTTTACCGGCCAGTCCGTTCGCAAGATCCTCGATACCGTCGATTACATCAACAAAGAGCGCTTGGCGGGACAGCGAATGGTTCGCATTCACTGTGTTGGTTTTCCGGTACATTTTGAGGAATTGCCTCCTAATCGTCAGCAAAGTGCCTACCGGTTCGCCAACCTGATGAGGGAGATGAGTTACCGCAATGGCGGAACCTTTGTCGGCTTGACCAGTACTAAGTAG
- a CDS encoding VWA domain-containing protein — MARKRRISPFSLSFLDIMACGFGAVTLLFLILKHDVVPVDTADPNLSAEVALLEEDIRVGEEELVQLRNSLDQVQRDTVDAQGLSTRIVTRIEEIKRELSLQDDPEAEIETLRKQVEELELEISTLEEESRDNDLRKFVGQGDRQYLTGLKLGGRNVLILLDASSSMLAEDIVNTVIRRNQSDEIKRNSPKWVRAIRSTEWLVSQMPPETQVQIYAFNTEAKPVLEESAGRYLEAADNEQMDKLFKALRQVSPNGGTSLINAYSAIEQLTPRPDNLFLITDGLPTQGKKPPRGNTISGRDREELFYDSTEALPRGLPINVILFPFEGDPRAAASFWKLAMATKGSFMSPSKDWP; from the coding sequence GTGGCAAGAAAACGTCGAATCAGTCCATTCAGCCTCTCATTCCTCGACATCATGGCCTGTGGCTTTGGTGCTGTTACCCTGCTGTTCCTGATTCTCAAGCACGACGTTGTTCCCGTCGATACCGCCGACCCCAACCTCTCCGCCGAAGTGGCTTTACTGGAAGAGGATATTCGTGTCGGTGAAGAAGAGCTGGTTCAACTGCGCAACTCACTGGATCAGGTACAGCGCGACACTGTGGATGCACAGGGGCTGTCCACCCGTATTGTCACTCGAATTGAAGAGATCAAGCGGGAGCTGAGCTTGCAGGACGACCCAGAGGCGGAGATTGAAACCCTGCGTAAGCAGGTAGAAGAGCTCGAACTGGAAATTTCCACCCTTGAGGAAGAGTCTCGCGACAATGACCTGCGCAAATTTGTTGGCCAGGGCGATCGCCAGTACCTCACCGGCCTGAAACTGGGTGGCCGCAATGTACTGATTTTACTGGACGCTTCCTCCAGCATGCTGGCCGAAGATATCGTAAACACTGTAATTCGTCGCAACCAGTCTGACGAAATCAAGCGAAACTCCCCGAAATGGGTTCGTGCAATACGCTCTACCGAATGGCTGGTTTCGCAGATGCCCCCCGAAACCCAGGTACAGATCTACGCATTCAATACCGAGGCAAAACCGGTACTGGAAGAGAGCGCCGGCCGTTACCTCGAGGCCGCCGACAACGAACAGATGGACAAACTGTTTAAAGCACTACGGCAGGTATCCCCTAACGGCGGCACTAGCCTGATCAACGCCTACAGCGCTATCGAACAACTCACTCCCAGACCGGATAACCTGTTTTTAATTACCGACGGTTTGCCAACCCAGGGTAAAAAGCCCCCCCGCGGCAACACCATCAGCGGGCGCGATCGGGAAGAGCTGTTTTACGACTCAACCGAAGCCCTGCCCCGCGGGTTACCGATTAATGTGATTCTATTCCCCTTTGAAGGCGACCCCCGTGCAGCCGCCTCCTTCTGGAAACTGGCGATGGCTACCAAAGGGTCATTTATGAGCCCGTCCAAAGACTGGCCATAG